One region of Labrus bergylta chromosome 23, fLabBer1.1, whole genome shotgun sequence genomic DNA includes:
- the LOC114921004 gene encoding tetraspanin-7-like, translating into MSFALPYGSLSARPSPSRRSLDWEHERLAVRRLSSPRGLDLLSPPPLPRRPSAIPGYLLPSYQEQEEQLHQQHQRLSLSIGSEASLAPPAPPPVGAVPPCCRPVGVMHLLRLGLLAFSCLFWAAGLAIFTLGVWAQISLADFMLLSANRYPNAPIILLSTGAAVTTWGFLGCLGVAANLPCVLRAYGFFQLAALVAGLAAGLSGLFYREDIAGGFRSGLQRAVAGYTEDEGRADALDSLQRALECCGAEGWRDWLTSDWAFQHMTFLPTENGSSVSLPDSCCMRRKGCKNRPLLSDYVEEVEAAGIHPHGCFRKVFSLVNDNVFHIAATVLGLAFTQIGGIALACLLANKMTPRQHRRVVAH; encoded by the coding sequence ATGAGCTTCGCATTGCCTTACGGGTCGTTGTCTGCTCGGCCGAGTCCCAGCAGACGATCTTTGGACTGGGAGCACGAGCGGCTGGCAGTGCGAAGGCTTTCCTCACCGCGGGGTCTCGATCTGCTCTctccgcctcctcttcctcgccgGCCCTCTGCGATCCCCGGCTACCTGCTGCCCTCTTACcaagagcaggaggagcagctcCACCAGCAGCATCAGCGACTTTCCTTGTCCATCGGCTCAGAGGCCTCCCTGGCTCCTCCGGCACCTCCACCTGTGGGCGCCGTCCCACCTTGCTGCCGCCCAGTGGGAGTCATGCACCTCCTGCGCTTAGGTCTCCTGGCGTTCAGCTGCCTGTTCTGGGCAGCAGGCTTGGCCATCTTCACCCTGGGTGTTTGGGCACAGATTTCCCTTGCTGACTTCATGCTGCTGTCTGCCAATCGCTACCCCAACGCCCCAATCATCCTTCTGTCCACAGGGGCTGCTGTCACCACCTGGGGCTTCCTGGGTTGCCTTGGGGTGGCTGCGAATCTTCCCTGTGTTCTTAGGGCTTACGGGTTCTTTCAACTTGCTGCACTTGTTGCCGGTTTGGCAGCTGGCCTCTCAGGTCTCTTCTATCGCGAAGACATTGCCGGAGGATTTCGCAGTGGCCTACAGCGAGCGGTTGCCGGCTATACCGAAGATGAAGGGCGTGCGGATGCATTAGATAGCCTGCAGAGGGCCCTGGAGTGTTGTGGAGCTGAGGGTTGGCGTGACTGGCTCACTTCGGACTGGGCTTTCCAGCATATGACCTTCCTGCCCACTGAGAACGGCAGCTCGGTGTCCTTGCCGGACAGCTGCTGCATGAGGCGCAAGGGCTGCAAGAATCGACCTCTCCTGTCAGACTATGTTGAAGAAGTTGAAGCTGCAGGAATCCATCCACACGGCTGCTTCCGCAAAGTCTTCAGCTTGGTCAACGACAACGTCTTCCACATTGCTGCCACTGTGTTAGGACTGGCCTTTACCCAAATCGGAGGCATTGCACTGGCTTGTCTGCTGGCCAACAAAATGACACCGAGGCAACATCGGCGTGTTGTGGCACATTAA